The following nucleotide sequence is from Candidatus Zixiibacteriota bacterium.
CATCCCCCATCTGCAAAAATTATATGTAATACATCTCCTCACGATCTGCCAGATCCTCGACCAAATCGCTGAGCTTGTAGGATTTCATCCGCTCGAATAATTCGTCCTCGAGGTTGTTCCAGAAACGGTTGACAGCCCTCAGTGTGACCGCACGTTCACCCTTTTCCGGCAAAAACTCCCCGGCCGCAAACAGCTTGATTCCGCCCTCGGCCGCAACTGCCAGATCGTAAAGACTGACCCGCTCCAGATCACAGGC
It contains:
- a CDS encoding Rrf2 family transcriptional regulator, whose translation is MFSTKTYLALLIIMELSGKDRKSPLTSIKLAKQYNISKRYLEVIFGNLSKIGLISSRRGIGGGYSLACDLERVSLYDLAVAAEGGIKLFAAGEFLPEKGERAVTLRAVNRFWNNLEDELFERMKSYKLSDLVEDLADREEMYYI